A region of Reichenbachiella carrageenanivorans DNA encodes the following proteins:
- a CDS encoding LytR/AlgR family response regulator transcription factor yields MEKYRCVAIDDDLVYLEIFKKLAEKVDCIDLVGTFSSAIDGAVGVSKLKPQVLFLDIEMPYLDGYETISTLEEKPKIVIVSSHLEYETDELKIDVKKYVRKPFEGPEQLEAIVKEVMES; encoded by the coding sequence ATGGAGAAATATAGATGTGTTGCGATAGATGATGATTTAGTTTATCTCGAAATTTTCAAAAAACTAGCCGAAAAAGTAGACTGCATAGACTTAGTAGGCACTTTCAGCAGCGCAATAGATGGAGCCGTTGGCGTATCTAAATTAAAACCTCAAGTTTTGTTTCTAGACATAGAGATGCCCTACCTAGATGGGTATGAAACCATCTCTACGCTAGAAGAGAAACCTAAAATCGTCATTGTATCCTCTCATCTCGAATATGAGACAGACGAGCTCAAAATAGACGTGAAGAAATATGTTCGAAAACCTTTTGAAGGTCCTGAGCAATTAGAAGCAATAGTAAAAGAAGTGATGGAATCTTAA